In Methanothermus fervidus DSM 2088, a single genomic region encodes these proteins:
- a CDS encoding Protein of unknown function DUF70 (COGs: COG1822 membrane protein~InterPro IPR002760~KEGG: mth:MTH1461 hypothetical protein~PFAM: Protein of unknown function DUF70~SPTR: O27510 Conserved protein~PFAM: Protein of unknown function DUF70) has product MGIKGLKLPSVYVYIYFLFAMAFYLLGFYPVKFVRDGCKCKLQINKNLLKYFIYTAFVLQIFNFYYLGGIPLFSGHLKSKAVNLFWFFSYLLFLPSINILFAKFYNKKYFIFLILGVVLFSLTGYRTPVVVIILSVLMTLYYTKKIPVEYSLVGILIIFFIISILGYVVVKFIEWQHWTLNPIQLLLYRAGYTLLVVEKATKLQGITHGLLFYYTLVGFFTSVDPRAIVGLKVLGYHHSTTSTIIGPPLLDFGIGGMLIQMFLLGFILKFLHNLQLKEKGLITAFYSIMMSHALTWIETGPTDLVVWILYFFGIVFALKCLKRCKK; this is encoded by the coding sequence ATGGGTATTAAGGGCCTTAAATTGCCATCTGTGTATGTGTATATTTATTTTTTATTTGCAATGGCTTTTTATCTCTTAGGTTTTTATCCTGTAAAATTTGTGAGAGATGGTTGTAAATGTAAGTTACAAATAAACAAAAATCTTTTAAAATATTTTATTTATACAGCATTCGTGTTACAGATTTTTAATTTTTATTATTTAGGGGGAATACCTCTTTTTAGTGGTCACTTAAAATCTAAGGCTGTCAATCTTTTTTGGTTTTTCTCATATTTGCTGTTTTTACCAAGCATAAATATTTTGTTTGCCAAATTTTACAATAAAAAATACTTTATATTTTTAATTCTGGGTGTGGTTCTATTTTCATTGACAGGTTATAGAACCCCTGTAGTTGTTATAATTTTGAGCGTCTTAATGACACTATACTATACAAAGAAAATACCAGTAGAATATTCGTTAGTAGGCATACTAATTATATTCTTCATAATTTCAATTTTAGGATACGTAGTTGTCAAATTTATAGAATGGCAACATTGGACTTTAAATCCAATACAATTATTGTTGTATAGGGCAGGTTACACACTTTTAGTTGTGGAAAAGGCAACGAAACTTCAGGGGATAACTCATGGCTTACTGTTTTATTACACATTGGTAGGATTTTTCACGTCAGTTGATCCAAGAGCAATTGTAGGTTTAAAAGTTCTTGGATATCATCATTCCACTACATCCACAATAATTGGCCCTCCACTTTTAGATTTTGGTATTGGAGGAATGTTGATTCAAATGTTCCTTTTAGGTTTCATACTTAAATTTTTACATAATTTACAATTGAAGGAAAAAGGATTGATCACCGCATTTTATTCAATAATGATGTCGCATGCACTTACATGGATTGAAACTGGACCTACAGATTTAGTTGTTTGGATATTGTATTTCTTTGGAATTGTTTTTGCACTTAAATGTTTAAAAAGGTGTAAAAAATGA
- a CDS encoding D-3-phosphoglycerate dehydrogenase (COGs: COG0111 Phosphoglycerate dehydrogenase and related dehydrogenase~InterPro IPR006140: IPR006236: IPR016040: IPR006139: IPR 002912~KEGG: mth:MTH970 D-3-phosphoglycerate dehydrogenase~PFAM: D-isomer specific 2-hydroxyacid dehydrogenase NAD-binding; D-isomer specific 2-hydroxyacid dehydrogenase catalytic region; amino acid-binding ACT domain protein~PRIAM: Phosphoglycerate dehydrogenase~SPTR: O27051 D-3-phosphoglycerate dehydrogenase~TIGRFAM: D-3-phosphoglycerate dehydrogenase~PFAM: D-isomer specific 2-hydroxyacid dehydrogenase, NAD binding domain; ACT domain; D-isomer specific 2-hydroxyacid dehydrogenase, catalytic domain~TIGRFAM: D-3-phosphoglycerate dehydrogenase) has protein sequence MKKILVTDPINEKGIKELEKIADVTVKTDMSQEELIDEIGKYNALVVRSGTKVTREVIEAGKNLEIIARAGVGVDNIDVGAATEKGIMVVNAPESTSITVAEHTMGLMLTLARKIVLADKSVRRGEWNRSKFMGIELKDKVLGIIGLGRIGSQVSLRARAFGMKILAYDPYIDEESAESVGATLVELDELLKKSDIVTIHVPLTKETKHLISRRELKMMKNSAYIINCARGGIIDEEALIEALENNEIAGAALDVFEEEPPSDSPLLEFDNVVLTPHIGASTVEAQRDAAIIVANEIKRIFDGKPPQNVINMPSLDRESFKLLKPYIELCEKMGLMITQLAPDKIKSLNVVYAGEISEFKSLDVLTRTLLQNILNPILTEPVNIVNAHTIAEKRGIVVTESRRPKADNYKSVIQIDVETKSEKFSIEGTYTNKPKIININGYKVDVEPKGNMMIVKYRDLPGTIGAIGTKLGEHDINIAIMQVGREKPGGEAVMVLKVDQKVPEDVLEEVKSLKNVEDAVFMILNN, from the coding sequence ATGAAAAAAATACTAGTTACAGACCCCATTAATGAAAAAGGAATTAAAGAGTTAGAAAAAATTGCAGACGTAACTGTAAAAACAGATATGAGCCAAGAAGAATTAATTGATGAGATTGGTAAATATAATGCCTTAGTTGTAAGAAGTGGAACAAAAGTCACAAGGGAGGTTATAGAAGCTGGAAAAAATTTAGAGATCATAGCAAGAGCAGGTGTTGGAGTTGATAACATAGATGTAGGTGCTGCAACAGAAAAAGGAATAATGGTTGTGAATGCACCAGAATCAACATCTATAACAGTTGCTGAACATACGATGGGTTTAATGTTAACTTTAGCAAGAAAAATCGTCCTTGCTGATAAATCTGTTAGGAGGGGTGAATGGAACAGAAGTAAATTTATGGGGATAGAACTTAAGGATAAAGTCCTTGGGATCATAGGGTTAGGTAGGATAGGATCTCAAGTATCATTGAGAGCAAGAGCATTTGGAATGAAGATACTTGCATATGATCCTTATATTGATGAAGAAAGTGCAGAAAGTGTAGGAGCAACACTAGTTGAATTAGATGAATTGTTAAAAAAATCGGACATTGTAACTATACATGTTCCTCTAACAAAGGAAACTAAACACCTTATATCCAGAAGAGAATTAAAGATGATGAAAAATTCTGCATATATTATAAATTGTGCTAGAGGAGGAATAATTGACGAAGAAGCATTAATTGAAGCATTAGAAAACAATGAAATTGCTGGTGCAGCTTTAGATGTGTTTGAAGAAGAACCACCTTCAGATAGTCCATTACTTGAATTTGACAATGTTGTTTTGACACCACATATAGGTGCATCTACAGTCGAGGCACAAAGAGATGCAGCCATAATAGTTGCAAATGAAATAAAAAGAATATTTGATGGTAAGCCACCACAAAATGTTATTAATATGCCTTCTCTAGACAGAGAATCTTTTAAACTTTTGAAACCTTATATAGAATTGTGTGAAAAAATGGGTTTGATGATTACACAACTTGCACCAGACAAAATAAAAAGTCTAAATGTTGTTTATGCTGGTGAGATTTCAGAATTCAAAAGTCTTGATGTTTTAACAAGGACTTTATTGCAGAATATTTTAAATCCCATCTTAACAGAACCTGTAAATATTGTCAATGCACATACAATTGCGGAAAAGAGAGGTATAGTTGTAACGGAGAGTAGAAGACCAAAAGCAGATAATTATAAGTCTGTAATACAGATAGATGTAGAAACAAAAAGTGAAAAGTTTAGTATTGAAGGAACTTACACCAATAAGCCAAAAATTATCAATATAAACGGTTATAAAGTAGATGTTGAACCTAAAGGGAACATGATGATTGTTAAGTATCGCGATTTGCCAGGAACTATTGGTGCAATTGGAACAAAGCTTGGAGAACATGATATAAATATTGCAATAATGCAAGTAGGAAGAGAAAAACCTGGTGGAGAAGCTGTAATGGTACTCAAAGTAGATCAAAAGGTACCTGAAGATGTTTTAGAAGAAGTTAAATCGTTGAAAAACGTTGAGGATGCAGTTTTCATGATTTTAAATAATTAA
- a CDS encoding hydrogenobyrinic acid a,c-diamide synthase (glutamine-hydrolysing) ;cobyrinate a,c-diamide synthase (COGs: COG1797 Cobyrinic acid a c-diamide synthase~InterPro IPR004484: IPR017929: IPR002586: IPR011698~KEGG: mth:MTH1460 cobyrinic acid a,c-diamide synthase~PFAM: CobB/CobQ domain protein glutamine amidotransferase; Cobyrinic acid ac-diamide synthase~SPTR: O27509 Probable cobyrinic acid A,C-diamide synthase~TIGRFAM: cobyrinic acid a,c-diamide synthase~PFAM: CobQ/CobB/MinD/ParA nucleotide binding domain; CobB/CobQ-like glutamine amidotransferase domain~TIGRFAM: cobyrinic acid a,c-diamide synthase): MRVVLAGTGSAVGKTTISTGIMRALSKEMKVQPFKVGPDYIDPTYHYLATGVPSRNLDSFFMSDDQIREAFCRGLEISNAKAGIIEGVRGLYEGISPISDVGSTSSIALALNSPVVLIMNTRSLVKSAAAIILGFEKLDPRVKIEGVILNFIKNRRHYLKTKKAIESLTDVKVLGGIPRKKELTVKQRHLGLIPAVENKKIIEYIDRWAKVVEENIDIDMLKEIMKDAGKIPSSRESLWVKENKKRVKIGLAYDKAFTFYYQENIEALEDNNAKIIKFSPCEDEMIPDVDGIYIGGGYPEIFSKELERNISMRKSIKKFHMDGRPIYAECGGLMYLMKALDSAKMCGIYPHIAKMTKNVQGLSYVIAKVENNNIISSKGEIIKGHEFHYSKIKITGNPKFAFRIMRGRGIVNSKDGLISNNTLANYMHIHVASYPKFAANFTRAALECG, encoded by the coding sequence ATGCGAGTAGTATTGGCGGGAACCGGAAGCGCTGTAGGGAAAACAACCATATCTACAGGTATAATGAGGGCTCTATCAAAAGAAATGAAAGTTCAACCCTTCAAAGTTGGCCCTGATTATATAGATCCAACTTATCACTATCTTGCCACGGGAGTACCTTCCAGAAATTTGGACTCATTTTTTATGTCAGATGATCAAATTAGGGAAGCATTTTGTAGAGGTTTAGAAATATCAAATGCAAAAGCCGGTATAATTGAGGGAGTGAGAGGTCTTTATGAAGGTATAAGTCCAATTAGTGACGTTGGATCAACATCTTCGATAGCATTGGCACTTAATTCTCCTGTTGTGTTAATAATGAATACAAGAAGTTTGGTGAAAAGTGCTGCAGCTATAATTCTTGGTTTTGAAAAATTAGATCCAAGAGTAAAAATAGAGGGTGTAATATTAAATTTTATTAAAAATCGTAGACATTATTTAAAAACAAAAAAAGCTATAGAGTCACTTACAGACGTGAAAGTTCTTGGAGGTATTCCAAGAAAAAAAGAATTAACAGTGAAGCAGAGACATTTGGGCTTAATACCTGCGGTGGAGAATAAAAAAATCATTGAATACATCGATAGATGGGCTAAGGTTGTTGAAGAAAACATTGATATTGACATGCTAAAGGAAATAATGAAAGATGCTGGTAAGATACCATCTTCAAGAGAATCTCTATGGGTTAAGGAAAATAAGAAAAGAGTGAAGATAGGTCTTGCATATGATAAGGCATTTACTTTCTATTATCAAGAAAATATTGAGGCTTTAGAGGATAACAATGCTAAAATAATAAAGTTTAGTCCTTGCGAAGATGAGATGATTCCTGATGTGGATGGCATATATATAGGGGGAGGATATCCAGAGATATTTAGTAAAGAATTAGAAAGAAATATATCAATGCGTAAATCAATTAAAAAATTTCATATGGATGGTAGACCCATATATGCTGAATGTGGAGGCCTTATGTACCTTATGAAGGCATTAGATAGTGCTAAAATGTGTGGAATTTATCCACATATAGCAAAAATGACTAAAAACGTTCAGGGATTAAGTTATGTTATAGCAAAAGTTGAGAATAACAACATTATTAGTTCGAAAGGAGAAATTATAAAAGGACATGAATTTCATTATTCTAAAATAAAGATAACTGGCAATCCAAAATTTGCATTTAGAATCATGAGAGGTAGAGGAATTGTTAATTCGAAAGATGGATTAATATCAAATAACACTCTTGCAAATTATATGCATATACATGTTGCATCTTATCCAAAATTTGCTGCTAACTTTACTCGTGCAGCATTAGAATGTGGCTAA
- a CDS encoding Radical SAM domain protein (COGs: COG1180 Pyruvate-formate lyase-activating enzyme~InterPro IPR017900: IPR001041: IPR017896: IPR001450: IPR 007197~KEGG: mth:MTH1643 pyruvate formate-lyase activating enzyme related protein~PFAM: Radical SAM domain protein; 4Fe-4S ferredoxin iron-sulfur binding domain protein; ferredoxin~SPTR: C8S7W7 Radical SAM domain protein~PFAM: Radical SAM superfamily), with amino-acid sequence MMIAKLLSEKCINCGICASVACPMGNVKDSIKNNKCIGCGLCIIACPREALILEKYKHEKKTVFVDGEKVIASGTIKDALKSCSKFTKFPEEDKVFVPCNSAACYACIVEVNKKPVLACCTPLKNGMKIKTKVNERDIRVVSGFGPHSVGGVGTPYWLKSYNRPIEVVVFTHGCNLRCPQCQNHVIAFTAGGYLLKAQKTAEILLNLKNKYKVNRIAISGGECTLNKKWLIELIKSIREKDENVHIHVDTNGTILTKKYIDELIEVGMTDIGIDIKAKKVSTFMNITGLADENIAKKYLNTSWKAVEYIIDNYLDEVFLGIGIPYNKELISKQEVKKIGDEIYKMNDEVQICVLDYRPEFRRKNIKRPSFYEMLEVKEILNNIGLKTVIVQTELGHFGP; translated from the coding sequence ATGATGATAGCAAAATTATTATCAGAAAAATGTATAAACTGTGGTATTTGTGCTTCAGTTGCATGTCCTATGGGAAATGTGAAGGACAGTATTAAGAATAATAAATGTATTGGTTGTGGTTTATGCATCATTGCATGTCCAAGGGAAGCATTAATTTTGGAAAAATATAAACATGAAAAAAAGACTGTTTTTGTTGATGGAGAGAAAGTCATTGCTTCTGGCACTATAAAAGATGCTTTAAAATCTTGTTCAAAATTCACGAAGTTTCCAGAAGAGGATAAAGTATTTGTTCCATGTAATTCTGCCGCATGTTATGCATGTATCGTTGAAGTAAATAAAAAACCAGTTTTAGCTTGTTGTACACCACTAAAAAATGGGATGAAAATAAAAACAAAAGTAAATGAAAGAGATATAAGAGTTGTAAGTGGTTTTGGCCCCCATAGTGTAGGCGGTGTTGGTACACCTTATTGGCTCAAATCATACAATAGACCTATAGAGGTTGTAGTGTTTACGCATGGATGTAATTTGAGATGTCCTCAATGTCAAAATCATGTAATAGCATTCACAGCTGGTGGATATTTATTAAAAGCTCAAAAAACTGCTGAAATATTGCTAAATTTAAAAAACAAGTATAAAGTAAATAGAATAGCAATATCTGGTGGAGAATGTACATTAAATAAAAAATGGCTTATTGAACTTATAAAATCAATTAGAGAAAAAGATGAGAATGTTCATATACATGTGGATACCAATGGAACTATCCTAACTAAAAAGTATATAGATGAATTGATAGAAGTTGGAATGACTGATATTGGAATAGATATCAAGGCAAAAAAAGTTTCCACCTTTATGAACATAACTGGTTTAGCTGACGAAAATATTGCAAAAAAGTATCTTAACACTTCATGGAAAGCTGTTGAATATATAATAGATAATTATTTGGATGAAGTATTTTTAGGGATTGGAATTCCTTACAATAAGGAACTTATCTCAAAACAAGAAGTTAAAAAAATTGGAGACGAAATCTACAAAATGAATGACGAAGTTCAAATTTGTGTACTTGATTATAGACCAGAGTTCAGGAGGAAAAATATAAAAAGACCTAGTTTTTATGAAATGTTGGAAGTAAAGGAAATTTTAAATAACATTGGGTTAAAAACTGTGATTGTACAGACAGAACTTGGCCATTTTGGACCTTAA
- a CDS encoding DNA polymerase II, large subunit DP2 (COGs: COG1933 DNA polymerase II large subunit~InterPro IPR004475: IPR006141: IPR016033: IPR003587: IPR 003586~KEGG: mth:MTH1536 DNA polymerase II large subunit~PFAM: DNA polymerase II large subunit DP2-like~PRIAM: DNA-directed DNA polymerase~SMART: Hedgehog/intein hint domain protein~SPTR: O27579 DNA polymerase II large subunit~TIGRFAM: DNA polymerase II, large subunit DP2~PFAM: DNA polymerase II large subunit DP2~TIGRFAM: intein N-terminal splicing region; DNA polymerase, archaeal type II, large subunit) yields the protein MVNEYFDSLEKEIKKVYKIAETARSKGLDPSPTPEIPLAKDLAERVEGIVGPKGISKEIKKLEEKGISRENIAFTIAKKIVSKGNNKEKMAEQALRTSMAVLTEGVVAAPIEGIAKVKIKDNYDGTKYLSVYYAGPIRSAGGTASALSVLIADYIRKELGLDVYKPIEEEIERYVEEVELYESEVTNFQYSPSPDEVRLVASNIPVEITGEPTDKIEVSYRNLERVETNHLRGGALLVLVEGLIQKASKVVKYAEKLNLDNWKWLKKFLKVEEDEEEVNVKPNDKYLKDVIGGRPVLAYPSKKGGFRLRYGRARNTGLAAMGLHPATMEILEFTAVGTQMKIERPGKGNCVVPVDSVEGPIVKLKNGDVIKVKSREEARKIKNEIDEILFLGDILVAPGEFINNNHPFMPSAWCEEWWKKLLNKDIEPKNAKEAFEISKKYNVPLHPKYTYFYHDVSVKELNRLYNWLRSSKYISGKGLRLKISDEKKILEKLGVPHHIKDSKVIIKDDHAYALLNTLRKPLDESLDDPLKALNKISPVKIMPKAPTYIGGRIGRPEKSKERRMRPAPHVLFPIGKSGGNRRNIVEAAKKVNITVEISRRRCKKCKINSFRSVCPYCKSKTELLNPKKRKINIKSMLERAYKNTNTRGLDEIKGVEGMISSKKLPEALEKGILRAKNGVSTFKDGTIRHDSTNLPLTHFTPKEIGVDIEKLKELGYKKDCYGRDLVSDDQILELKVQDIIISEDCASYLMKVANFVDDLLEKYYGLPRFYNVKKKEDLVGHLVAALAPHTSAAIVGRIIGFTKASACYAHPYFHAAKRRNCFPGDSKILVQIDGKISKMRIDELYEKFYNEKNENKAYVRDRTDHNIKAYSFDKNKKKVVLSDIKEVLKVPTTDHLIKIILEDNRSFETTIDHPVIVYEDGKFKEKRAFEVQKGDSIFIPRVRLNEKNYDDPKLDSMVKIIGYYLREGENCGDKVTLPSSAEKYVKKVFGNNYDKNNGKLILDSSQPFLKDLRNNKLPDFVFNLSKEKIHEMIKIATDDDLRIRGKKELLEEIDLLLISKLGIFGKYEYNGNEAILKISNTEEKDGKILKVKKIEIIKPKEDYVYSLNVDNYHTILINENILTHQCDGDEDSVMLLLDALLNFSKYYLPEKRGGSMDAPLVLSTRIDPEEIDDEAHNIDTMQELPLEFYNETMKYADPSKVEKLIDNVKKHLGTSKQYKQLWFSHNTSKIDGAPKTCLYKKLGKMEEKVDSQLSLAKKIRAVDHKDTAERVLVSHFLPDIAGNVRAFLRQKVRCTTCNKKYRRIPLSGKCECGGNLVLTVSKGSVIKYLDVATKLKEEYPLDPYVKQRIKLLESTIKSLFENEKLKQTSLMDFI from the coding sequence ATGGTAAACGAGTATTTTGATTCTTTAGAAAAAGAAATTAAAAAAGTATATAAAATTGCCGAAACAGCAAGATCAAAAGGACTTGATCCTAGTCCAACGCCTGAAATTCCATTAGCTAAAGATTTAGCAGAAAGAGTAGAAGGTATTGTAGGTCCCAAAGGTATATCAAAAGAAATAAAAAAGCTAGAAGAAAAAGGCATAAGTAGAGAAAACATAGCATTCACTATAGCCAAAAAAATTGTATCAAAAGGTAATAACAAGGAAAAAATGGCTGAACAGGCTTTAAGAACTTCTATGGCAGTGCTTACTGAAGGTGTTGTGGCAGCCCCTATTGAAGGAATTGCTAAAGTTAAAATTAAAGATAATTATGATGGTACTAAATATTTATCAGTATATTATGCAGGACCTATTCGTAGTGCTGGTGGGACAGCATCAGCACTTTCTGTACTTATAGCTGATTATATCCGTAAAGAATTAGGTTTAGATGTTTATAAACCAATTGAAGAAGAAATAGAGAGGTATGTGGAAGAAGTTGAATTATATGAATCAGAAGTAACTAATTTTCAATATTCTCCATCTCCAGATGAAGTGAGATTAGTTGCTAGTAATATACCTGTAGAGATAACAGGTGAACCAACAGACAAAATTGAAGTATCATATCGTAACCTTGAGAGAGTCGAAACAAATCATTTACGTGGTGGAGCCTTATTAGTGCTTGTAGAAGGATTAATACAAAAGGCTTCAAAGGTTGTAAAATATGCTGAAAAATTAAATTTAGATAATTGGAAATGGTTAAAAAAATTTTTAAAAGTAGAGGAAGATGAAGAAGAAGTCAATGTAAAACCCAATGATAAATATTTAAAAGATGTAATTGGTGGAAGACCAGTTTTGGCTTATCCTTCAAAAAAAGGTGGTTTTAGATTAAGATATGGAAGGGCAAGGAATACTGGTTTGGCAGCCATGGGATTACACCCTGCTACAATGGAAATATTGGAATTTACAGCAGTAGGAACTCAGATGAAAATTGAAAGACCGGGAAAAGGAAATTGTGTTGTTCCTGTAGATAGTGTTGAAGGACCTATTGTTAAATTAAAGAATGGAGATGTCATAAAAGTTAAAAGTAGAGAAGAAGCCAGGAAAATTAAAAATGAAATAGATGAAATATTGTTTTTAGGTGACATCCTAGTAGCTCCTGGTGAATTTATAAATAACAACCACCCTTTTATGCCTTCTGCATGGTGTGAAGAATGGTGGAAAAAACTTCTTAATAAAGATATAGAACCCAAAAATGCTAAAGAAGCGTTTGAAATATCAAAGAAATATAATGTTCCTCTTCATCCTAAATATACATACTTTTACCATGACGTGAGTGTCAAAGAATTAAATAGATTATACAATTGGTTGAGATCATCTAAATACATAAGTGGTAAAGGCTTACGTCTTAAAATAAGCGATGAAAAGAAAATATTAGAAAAATTGGGAGTTCCTCACCATATAAAAGACTCAAAGGTGATAATAAAGGATGATCATGCTTATGCATTACTAAATACCTTAAGAAAACCATTAGATGAAAGCTTAGATGATCCTTTAAAAGCTTTAAATAAGATTTCCCCAGTAAAAATAATGCCTAAAGCTCCTACATATATTGGAGGAAGAATAGGAAGACCTGAAAAAAGTAAAGAAAGGAGAATGAGACCAGCTCCACATGTATTATTCCCAATAGGTAAAAGTGGAGGTAACAGAAGAAATATTGTAGAGGCTGCAAAAAAAGTAAATATAACTGTTGAGATTTCACGTAGAAGATGTAAAAAATGTAAGATAAATTCATTTAGGTCTGTATGCCCATATTGTAAGTCAAAAACAGAATTACTCAATCCAAAGAAAAGAAAAATAAATATAAAATCCATGCTTGAAAGGGCATACAAAAACACCAACACTCGTGGATTAGACGAAATTAAAGGCGTAGAAGGAATGATATCAAGTAAGAAACTTCCAGAAGCACTTGAAAAAGGAATATTAAGAGCTAAAAATGGAGTATCAACGTTTAAAGATGGAACAATCCGGCATGATTCAACAAACCTTCCATTAACACATTTCACACCAAAGGAAATAGGAGTTGACATAGAAAAGTTGAAAGAGTTAGGATATAAAAAAGATTGTTATGGTAGAGATCTTGTGAGTGATGATCAGATTTTAGAATTGAAAGTTCAAGACATTATAATTTCTGAAGATTGTGCATCATATCTTATGAAGGTTGCAAATTTTGTAGATGATTTGTTGGAAAAATATTATGGCCTACCAAGATTTTACAATGTAAAGAAAAAGGAGGATCTTGTTGGACATCTTGTAGCTGCTTTAGCACCCCATACGTCTGCTGCAATTGTGGGTAGAATCATTGGATTTACAAAGGCTTCCGCATGTTATGCACATCCATATTTCCATGCTGCAAAAAGAAGAAATTGTTTCCCAGGAGATTCAAAAATACTTGTGCAAATAGATGGTAAAATCTCCAAGATGAGGATTGACGAGTTATATGAGAAATTTTACAATGAAAAGAATGAGAATAAGGCATATGTTAGAGATCGGACAGACCATAATATAAAAGCATATTCTTTTGATAAAAACAAGAAAAAAGTTGTTTTAAGTGATATAAAAGAGGTTTTAAAAGTTCCTACAACAGATCATCTTATTAAAATCATACTTGAGGATAATAGGAGTTTTGAAACAACCATTGATCATCCTGTAATTGTTTATGAAGATGGAAAATTTAAAGAAAAAAGAGCATTTGAAGTTCAAAAAGGAGATTCAATTTTTATACCAAGAGTTAGATTAAATGAAAAGAATTATGATGATCCAAAGTTGGATTCAATGGTAAAAATAATTGGATATTATTTGAGAGAGGGTGAAAATTGTGGAGATAAAGTAACTTTACCTTCTTCTGCAGAAAAATATGTTAAAAAAGTTTTTGGTAACAATTATGATAAAAATAATGGTAAATTAATTTTAGATTCTTCACAACCATTCCTTAAAGATTTGAGAAACAATAAACTTCCTGATTTTGTATTTAACTTGTCAAAAGAGAAAATTCATGAGATGATTAAAATAGCTACAGACGATGATTTAAGAATTAGAGGTAAGAAAGAATTGCTAGAGGAAATAGATTTATTGTTAATATCAAAGCTTGGTATATTTGGTAAATATGAATATAATGGAAATGAAGCAATATTAAAAATTTCAAATACTGAAGAAAAGGATGGAAAGATCTTAAAAGTAAAGAAGATAGAAATCATAAAACCAAAAGAAGACTATGTTTATTCATTAAATGTTGACAATTACCACACAATTTTAATAAATGAAAACATTTTGACACACCAATGCGATGGCGATGAAGACTCTGTCATGTTACTTCTCGATGCATTACTGAACTTTAGCAAATATTACTTACCTGAAAAACGTGGAGGAAGTATGGATGCACCACTGGTATTATCAACTAGAATAGATCCAGAAGAAATAGATGATGAAGCACATAATATAGATACTATGCAGGAACTTCCATTAGAGTTTTACAATGAAACAATGAAATATGCAGATCCTAGTAAAGTTGAAAAATTAATAGACAACGTTAAAAAACATCTTGGTACTTCCAAACAATATAAACAGTTATGGTTTTCACATAATACCTCGAAGATTGACGGTGCTCCAAAAACATGCTTATATAAGAAATTAGGTAAAATGGAAGAAAAAGTTGATTCACAATTATCATTGGCAAAAAAAATAAGAGCTGTTGACCATAAAGACACTGCTGAAAGAGTTTTAGTTTCTCATTTCCTTCCAGATATAGCAGGCAATGTAAGGGCATTTTTAAGACAAAAAGTTAGATGTACAACGTGTAATAAGAAATATAGGCGAATACCTCTTTCTGGTAAATGCGAATGTGGAGGAAATTTAGTTTTAACAGTTTCTAAAGGATCTGTAATAAAGTATCTTGATGTTGCAACTAAATTAAAGGAAGAATATCCTTTAGATCCATATGTTAAGCAAAGAATTAAATTATTAGAATCTACAATAAAATCATTGTTTGAAAACGAAAAACTGAAACAAACATCATTAATGGATTTCATTTAA